The following coding sequences lie in one Melospiza melodia melodia isolate bMelMel2 chromosome 10, bMelMel2.pri, whole genome shotgun sequence genomic window:
- the ATRIP gene encoding ATR-interacting protein isoform X2, with product MAALPGPRKRSGPALCGDSGAAAAPPALRNVLPPHKRPKSAVTGIVDPFGDSDDFTADDLEQIDILASQALSQDPPAGHAWRAPELPRAGRQGSRAEDGLMRDAFQFEVLQTQHEEVKQKLKEMQDEILTKNGEIKILRDSMQQMEHAMEEQKKSYLLLEQQKSQILSEKEKEFSKKVQSLHSELQFKDAEMNELRTRLQNCERNKHLPQAVPATSPKKNLVVQVKSGGCSPQPERRSFPTKESFNAETSTRPSSSSGNLMAPTTSNKEDRKITQPEVSSLKQHKATGKNGSYNSVLKQKTQGSILLNALMKQPIVPGSLLGFCHLLSNSEPLSGAVLPPNSLDPKPTQLPSSRTTQEGIAPLVFLQEAQKLAMTGLNLIALDEGLCEGRPAEGQGGLLPLTQSRIPGAVHLLPLLEHHIGAFCRAEQLGDTPGNGACGTHPTAASRASTNTGSGKEDCRLNLEETTLVSLGILYYLVFYSWDVVHTLLSAEMENSSAAGDEQVSKTDKNVLCDNQCDNKEESRTQGGLAAPQDPPNTDGAQHSLFKKLLQILAFSAARGSQTDNILCQSLKVLVKLAENSTMDLLINFQHLVSSQVLQRCLRPETPVPAVLLTVRLLGALAQHHLLAAQLCSHSDTCLLLALYMYITSRPDKSASEMLWLQLEQETLRLLTRCMWCSRAVLFPGTDCQCNLEVVKTLIVMLHRQWMKIRSESSLCAHRERVIQFLRDAVLLLHSLSQKDKLFHEHCLEVLHQYDQAMPGIRAILKKTQKLSASEELILDELYPPEPEEQGTDSS from the exons ATggcggcgctgcccgggccgcgcaagcggagcggccccgcgctctgcggggacagcggggccgcggccgccccgcccgcgctccGCAACGTCCTTCCCCCGCACAAGCGCCCCAAGAGCGCCGTGACCGGCATCGTGGACCCCTTCGGGGACAGCGATGACTTCACGGCGGACGACCTGGAGCAGATCGACATCCTGGCCTCGCAGGCGCTGTCGCAGGATCCGCCCGCGGGACACGCGTGGCGAGCCCCGGAgctgccccgggccgggcggCAAG GAAGCAGAGCAGAAGATGGTCTGATGAGAGATGCATTCCAGTTTGAAGTGCTGCAGACACAGCATGAAGAAGTCAAACAGAAG CTGAAAGAAATGCAGGATGAAATTCTCACTAAAAATGGAGAAATTAAAATTCTGCGTGACTCAATGCAGCAGATGGAGCATGCTATGGAGGAACAGAAAAAATCCTACCTGCTACTGGAACAGCAGAAATCTCAGATTTtgagtgaaaaagaaaaagagttcTCCAAAAAG GTACAGTCCCTGCATTCAGAGCTGCAGTTCAAGGATGCAGAAATGAATGAATTAAGAACACGACTTCAGAACTGTGAGAGAAACAAACACCTTCCTCAGGCAGTTCCAGCAACAAG CCCTAAAAAGAATCTTGTGGTACAAGTGAAATCAGGAGGATGTTCTCCACAGCCAGAAAGAAGATCTTTTCCTACAAAGGAATCCTTCAATGCTGAAACATCCACTAGGCCATCGAGTTCTTCAGGAAATTTGATGGCCCCGACTACTTCAAACAAAGAAG ACAGGAAGATAACCCAGCCTGAAGTTTCATCCCTGAAGCAgcacaaagcaacaggaaaaaatGGTTCCTACAACTCTGTCCTCAAACAAAAAACACAAG GTTCTATCTTGCTGAATGCACTGATGAAGCAGCCCATAGTCCCTGGGTCACTTCTGGGTTTCTGCCACCTTCTCAGCAACTCTGAGCCTCTGTCTGGAGCTGTGTTGCCCCCCAACTCTTTGGATCC GAAGCCCACACAACTCCCCAGCAGCAGGACAACTCAAGAAGGAATCGCTCCTCTTGTATTCCTGCAAGAAGCTCAAAAACTGGCAATGACAGGACTGAACTTGATTGCTCTGGATGAAGGATTGTGTGAGGGAAGGCCAGCAGAAGGCCAGGGAGGGCTCCTGCCCCTCACACAGAGCAGGATCCCGGGTGCTGTGCACCTCCTGCCCTTGCTGGAGCACCACATCGGTGCCTTCTGCCGAGCGGAGCAGCTCGGGGACACGCCAGGGAATGGAGCCTGTGGCACCCACCCAACTGCTGCTTCCAGAGCCAGCACAAACACGGGCTCAGGCAAGGAGGACTGCAGGCTGAACCTTGAAGAAACTACTCTTGTGTCACTGGGGATCCTCTATTATCTGGTGTTCTACAGCTGGGATGTTGTCCACACGTTGCTGTCTGCTGAAATGGAGAACAGTTCTGCTGCTGGAGATGAACAGGTTTCCAAGACTGACAAAAATGTGTTGTGTGACAATCAGTGTGACAATAAAGAAGAGAGCAGGACACAAGGAGGGCTGGCTGCTCCACAGGATCCTCCCAATACTGATGGAGCTCAACATTCTTTGTTTAAAAAGCTGCTTCAGATTTTAGCTTTTTCTGCTGCAAGGGGTTCCCAGACTGACAATATCCTGTGCCAAAGCCTAAAGGTTTTGGTAAAATTAGCTGAAAATTCAACTATGGACTTATTAATAAA TTTCCAGCACTTAGTGAGCTCTCAGGTGCTGCAGCGCTGCCTGCGGCCCGAGACCCCCGTGCCTGCCGTGCTTCTGACTGTGAGGCTGCTGGGAGCCCTTGCTCAGCACCACCTGCTggctgctcagctctgctcccattCAG ACACCTGCCTTCTCCTTGCACTCTACATGTACATAACATCAAGACCAGACAAATCAGCATCTGAAATGCTTTGGCTTCAGCTGGAGCAAGAG ACTCTGAGGCTCCTGACACGCTGCATGTGGTGCTCCAGAGCAGTTTTATTTCCTGGCACAGACTGTCAGTGCAACCTCGAG GTGGTGAAGACACTAATTGTGATGCTGCACAGACAGTGGATGAAGATCAGATCTGAGAGCAGCTTGTGTGCACACAGGGAACGAGTTATTCAGTTTTTAAGGGATGCTGTTTTACTGCTGCACAGCCTGTCTCAAAAAGATAAACTGTTCCATGAGCACTGTTTGGAAGTTCTCCATCAATATGACCAAGCCATGCCAGGCATAAGAGCCATTCTCAAAAAGACTCAAAAACTGAGTGCCTCTGAAG AGCTGATTTTGGATGAATTGTATCCTCCTGAGCCAGAAGAGCAAGGAACAGACTCCAGCTAG
- the ATRIP gene encoding ATR-interacting protein isoform X1 — translation MAALPGPRKRSGPALCGDSGAAAAPPALRNVLPPHKRPKSAVTGIVDPFGDSDDFTADDLEQIDILASQALSQDPPAGHAWRAPELPRAGRQAGSRAEDGLMRDAFQFEVLQTQHEEVKQKLKEMQDEILTKNGEIKILRDSMQQMEHAMEEQKKSYLLLEQQKSQILSEKEKEFSKKVQSLHSELQFKDAEMNELRTRLQNCERNKHLPQAVPATSPKKNLVVQVKSGGCSPQPERRSFPTKESFNAETSTRPSSSSGNLMAPTTSNKEDRKITQPEVSSLKQHKATGKNGSYNSVLKQKTQGSILLNALMKQPIVPGSLLGFCHLLSNSEPLSGAVLPPNSLDPKPTQLPSSRTTQEGIAPLVFLQEAQKLAMTGLNLIALDEGLCEGRPAEGQGGLLPLTQSRIPGAVHLLPLLEHHIGAFCRAEQLGDTPGNGACGTHPTAASRASTNTGSGKEDCRLNLEETTLVSLGILYYLVFYSWDVVHTLLSAEMENSSAAGDEQVSKTDKNVLCDNQCDNKEESRTQGGLAAPQDPPNTDGAQHSLFKKLLQILAFSAARGSQTDNILCQSLKVLVKLAENSTMDLLINFQHLVSSQVLQRCLRPETPVPAVLLTVRLLGALAQHHLLAAQLCSHSDTCLLLALYMYITSRPDKSASEMLWLQLEQETLRLLTRCMWCSRAVLFPGTDCQCNLEVVKTLIVMLHRQWMKIRSESSLCAHRERVIQFLRDAVLLLHSLSQKDKLFHEHCLEVLHQYDQAMPGIRAILKKTQKLSASEELILDELYPPEPEEQGTDSS, via the exons ATggcggcgctgcccgggccgcgcaagcggagcggccccgcgctctgcggggacagcggggccgcggccgccccgcccgcgctccGCAACGTCCTTCCCCCGCACAAGCGCCCCAAGAGCGCCGTGACCGGCATCGTGGACCCCTTCGGGGACAGCGATGACTTCACGGCGGACGACCTGGAGCAGATCGACATCCTGGCCTCGCAGGCGCTGTCGCAGGATCCGCCCGCGGGACACGCGTGGCGAGCCCCGGAgctgccccgggccgggcggCAAG CAGGAAGCAGAGCAGAAGATGGTCTGATGAGAGATGCATTCCAGTTTGAAGTGCTGCAGACACAGCATGAAGAAGTCAAACAGAAG CTGAAAGAAATGCAGGATGAAATTCTCACTAAAAATGGAGAAATTAAAATTCTGCGTGACTCAATGCAGCAGATGGAGCATGCTATGGAGGAACAGAAAAAATCCTACCTGCTACTGGAACAGCAGAAATCTCAGATTTtgagtgaaaaagaaaaagagttcTCCAAAAAG GTACAGTCCCTGCATTCAGAGCTGCAGTTCAAGGATGCAGAAATGAATGAATTAAGAACACGACTTCAGAACTGTGAGAGAAACAAACACCTTCCTCAGGCAGTTCCAGCAACAAG CCCTAAAAAGAATCTTGTGGTACAAGTGAAATCAGGAGGATGTTCTCCACAGCCAGAAAGAAGATCTTTTCCTACAAAGGAATCCTTCAATGCTGAAACATCCACTAGGCCATCGAGTTCTTCAGGAAATTTGATGGCCCCGACTACTTCAAACAAAGAAG ACAGGAAGATAACCCAGCCTGAAGTTTCATCCCTGAAGCAgcacaaagcaacaggaaaaaatGGTTCCTACAACTCTGTCCTCAAACAAAAAACACAAG GTTCTATCTTGCTGAATGCACTGATGAAGCAGCCCATAGTCCCTGGGTCACTTCTGGGTTTCTGCCACCTTCTCAGCAACTCTGAGCCTCTGTCTGGAGCTGTGTTGCCCCCCAACTCTTTGGATCC GAAGCCCACACAACTCCCCAGCAGCAGGACAACTCAAGAAGGAATCGCTCCTCTTGTATTCCTGCAAGAAGCTCAAAAACTGGCAATGACAGGACTGAACTTGATTGCTCTGGATGAAGGATTGTGTGAGGGAAGGCCAGCAGAAGGCCAGGGAGGGCTCCTGCCCCTCACACAGAGCAGGATCCCGGGTGCTGTGCACCTCCTGCCCTTGCTGGAGCACCACATCGGTGCCTTCTGCCGAGCGGAGCAGCTCGGGGACACGCCAGGGAATGGAGCCTGTGGCACCCACCCAACTGCTGCTTCCAGAGCCAGCACAAACACGGGCTCAGGCAAGGAGGACTGCAGGCTGAACCTTGAAGAAACTACTCTTGTGTCACTGGGGATCCTCTATTATCTGGTGTTCTACAGCTGGGATGTTGTCCACACGTTGCTGTCTGCTGAAATGGAGAACAGTTCTGCTGCTGGAGATGAACAGGTTTCCAAGACTGACAAAAATGTGTTGTGTGACAATCAGTGTGACAATAAAGAAGAGAGCAGGACACAAGGAGGGCTGGCTGCTCCACAGGATCCTCCCAATACTGATGGAGCTCAACATTCTTTGTTTAAAAAGCTGCTTCAGATTTTAGCTTTTTCTGCTGCAAGGGGTTCCCAGACTGACAATATCCTGTGCCAAAGCCTAAAGGTTTTGGTAAAATTAGCTGAAAATTCAACTATGGACTTATTAATAAA TTTCCAGCACTTAGTGAGCTCTCAGGTGCTGCAGCGCTGCCTGCGGCCCGAGACCCCCGTGCCTGCCGTGCTTCTGACTGTGAGGCTGCTGGGAGCCCTTGCTCAGCACCACCTGCTggctgctcagctctgctcccattCAG ACACCTGCCTTCTCCTTGCACTCTACATGTACATAACATCAAGACCAGACAAATCAGCATCTGAAATGCTTTGGCTTCAGCTGGAGCAAGAG ACTCTGAGGCTCCTGACACGCTGCATGTGGTGCTCCAGAGCAGTTTTATTTCCTGGCACAGACTGTCAGTGCAACCTCGAG GTGGTGAAGACACTAATTGTGATGCTGCACAGACAGTGGATGAAGATCAGATCTGAGAGCAGCTTGTGTGCACACAGGGAACGAGTTATTCAGTTTTTAAGGGATGCTGTTTTACTGCTGCACAGCCTGTCTCAAAAAGATAAACTGTTCCATGAGCACTGTTTGGAAGTTCTCCATCAATATGACCAAGCCATGCCAGGCATAAGAGCCATTCTCAAAAAGACTCAAAAACTGAGTGCCTCTGAAG AGCTGATTTTGGATGAATTGTATCCTCCTGAGCCAGAAGAGCAAGGAACAGACTCCAGCTAG